A genomic segment from Nicotiana tabacum cultivar K326 chromosome 9, ASM71507v2, whole genome shotgun sequence encodes:
- the LOC107814692 gene encoding uncharacterized protein LOC107814692 produces MAASSGGPIFLKSINSSGVVKGGEYIANLFIKSIEEVGASNVVQVITDNASNMKLAGSMVEQTYPHIFWTPCVVHCLNLALKSMCQPSEKSTQFINCKWILDLIDEVSSLKNFVFNHDMAHALFQKHSALSLLKVAETRFASHVVMTSHVHQVKAYLERMVMDDDWRNYKGDKVIEVKTREIKSLVMNDEWWDKIEYFLKFTEPIVSMLRSADLDAPKLHLVYDMWDTMIEKVKAFIFEQEGKDLIVGYFKDSNDLKQAFLEYGAFASGSGFFSEPHVVEAMMYEEPLSWWANHGINAPLLQSLAYKLLSQPASPSCCERNWSTYSLIHSIKRNKLETSRAEDLVFVHYNLRLLSRQKETYTSGLSKYWDVGGDRFDVDEATNDLLDLSIDEPQLEGVIFEEEIEDVQEIDLENIEEEC; encoded by the exons ATGGCGGCTTCTAGTGGTggtccaatatttttaaaatcaatcaATTCAAGTGGCGTTGTGAAGGGTGGAGAATATATAGCTAATTTGTTCATTAAATCAATTGAGGAAGTTGGTGCAAGTAATGTTGTTCAAGTTATCACCGATAATGCAAGTAATATGAAGCTTGCCGGTTCTATGGTTGAGCAAACTTATCCACATATATTTTGGACACCATGTGTTGTTCATTGTTTGAACCTTGCACTAAAAAGCATGTGCCAACCTTCCGAAAAATCAACTCAATTTATAAATTGCAAATGGATTTTAGATTTGATTGATGAAGTTAGTAGCTTGAAAAATTTTGTGTTTAATCATGATATGGCTCATGCTCTTTTTCAAAAGCATTCAGCGTTGTCTTTGTTGAAAGTTGCCGAAACGAGATTTGCATCTCATGTTGTCATGACTAGTCATGTTCATCAAGTGAAAGCATATTTGGAAAGAATGGTAATGGATGATGATTGGAGAAACTATAAGGGAGATAAAGTGATTGAAGTTAAAACGCGTGAAATTAAATCCCTTGTAATGAATGACGAATGGTGGGATAAGATTGAGTACTTTTTAAAGTTTACCGAACCAATTGTGTCTATGCTTAGAAGTGCCGATCTTGATGCTCCAAAGTTGCATCTTGTTTATGATATGTGGGATACAATGATCGAAAAAGTGAAAGCATTTATCTTTGAACAAGAGGGAAAGGATCTTATTGTCGG ATACTTTAAAGATTCAAATGATCTAAAACAAGCATTTTTGGAGTATGGAGCATTTGCAAGTGGTAGTGGTTTCTTTAGTGAGCCTCATGTGGTTGAGGCTATGATGTACGAGGAGCCTCTATCTTGGTGGGCTAACCATGGTATAAACGCTCCACTTTTGCAAAGCTTGGCGTACAAATTGCTTTCACAACCAGCTTCTCCTTCTTGTTGCGAAAGGAATTGGAGCACCTATTCGTTGATCCATAGTATCAAAAGAAACAAGTTAGAGACTTCTAGAGCCGAAGATCTAGTTTTTGTGCACTACAATCTTCGTTTGCTTTCTCGTCAAAAAGAAACATATACAAGTGGCCTAAGCAAGTATTGGGATGTGG GTGGAGATCGTTTTGATGTTGATGAAGCCACCAATGATCTACTTGACTTATCAATCGATGAACCTCAACTAGAAGGAGTCATATTTGAAGAGGAGATTGAAGATGTGCAAGAAATTGATCTTGAAAATATTGAGGAAGAATGCTAA